The Burkholderia cepacia genomic interval GTGGTGCCGGCGACCACCGCCGAATCCTCGGTATAGAGCTGCAGCTTGAGGATCCCGCCGTCGGTGATCTGCGGCTTCACGTGCAGCGTCAGGCCGACGTCGCGACGGTCGTAGGTATTGAACGCGTTGTTCGTGTTGCCGCTCGTCAGGTTCGAATACGAGCCCGTCGCGATCGGCACGTTCTGGCCGACGACGATCTTCGCTTCCTCGTTGTCGAGCGTGATCAGGTTCGGTGTCGACAGCACGTTCGCGTCGCTCACGCCCGAGAAATACTGCAGCAGTGCACCGAGCCCCTGCACGCCGAACATGTTGTGCAGCCAGCCGATGTTGAGCCCCTGCTGGAGGACGTTCGGCAACTGGCCGAGACCCTGCACACCGCCGGTCGCAAGCGCACCCGACACCCCGAGGATGTTGCCGCTGCCCCCCGCACCCGAAAGGCCGGACACGAAGTTCGTACCGCCCAGAAAATTGCCGTTCGCGATCTGCCACTGGATGCCGAGGTTGCCCTGGGACGTCGAGTTCAGCTCGACAATCAGCGCCTCGATATAGACCTGCGCGCGCCGCGCGTCGAGCTGGTCAATCACCGAGCGCAGGTTGCGGTAGACCGGATCCGACGCGGTGATGATCAGCGAGTTGGTCGCCGAATCGGCCTGGATCATCCCGCCCGGCTGGTTGTCGTCGCCGCTCTTGTCCTTGTCGCCGCCAAGCAGGCCGCCCGTGCCGAGGCCCCCGCCTTGCGACGAGCCTCCGCCGTACGACGACGAAGACGAACCGCCGAGGCCGCCCGACGGCAGCGGCGGGGTGCCGGACGTGCCGGTCGAGAAGTTGCCGCTCGACGACGAGCCGCCCTGGTTGAACGCGCTCGCGTCGTTCGACGTCGCCGACGCGCCGGTTTCGCCGCCGCCCTTGCCGAGCATGCCGCGCAGCGTCTTCGCCAGCTTCACCGCATCGGCGTTGCGCAGCGGCACGACGTGCATGTTGCCGGGCACCGCGCTCGGCGCGTCGAGCTGCTGCACGAGGCGCTTCGCGGCCGCGAGGCGCGACGCGCTCGACGCACGCAGCAGCAGCGAGTTGGTCCGCGGGTCGGCCGTGACCGACACCTTCAGCGTCGCGTCGCTGTTGCCGATCGCACCCGGGTCGAGCATTTTCTGCAACTGCGCGGCGAGGTCGATCGCGTTCGCGTTGCGCAGCGGCACGACCTGCACCTGCGCGCCCGCGGCGCTGTCGACGCCGGCGATGATCTGCGCGATGCGCCGCACGTTGTCCGCGTAGTCGGTGACGACGATCGTGTTGTTCGCCGGGTAGGCCGTCACCGTGTTGTTCGGCGAGATCAGCGGCCGCAGCACGGGCAGCAGGTTGTTCGCCGATTCGTTGTGCAGCTCGAACACCTGCGTGATCACCTGGTCGCCGCGCGCCTGCGGCGCGTTGCCGACGTAGGTCGGCACGCCCTGCAGCTTCGCGTCGGCCTCGGGCACGACCTTCAGCACGCCGTGATCCTGCACGAGCGCAAAGCCCTGCATCCGCAGCGCCGACTGCAGCGTCTTCAGCGCCTGGTCTTCCGGCACCGGCCGTTCGGCCACGAGATTGAGCTGCCCCTTCACGCGGGGGTCGACGATGATGGTCTTGCCGGTTGCGGCGCCGATCGCCTTGGCGACCTGGTCGATATCCGCATTCACGAAGTTGAGCGTGACCTGAGCGTAGGCGGCCTGCGAGACGATGATGCCGGCGACGATCAGGGTCGTGGCGACGCGCCGCATAACGAAGCGATTTCTTGTCATGGATGAATGGGTCGATGCCGGCTCAGGCCACTTCCGGCGGTAGTGCTGGGATCCAAGTCCTAAAGAGGCGACATTAGCAGTTTTTCATGTCCGAAATATCACATTGACCCGAGGACTGTCTCACATACGACAGTATTCCTGACGTATGTATGCGAGATGTAAGATTTCGCGTTTGCTGCCGTTTGTTCGTCTCCGTCATCATTTCAGGATGGATTGAAACGAAAATGCGGTATAACCCGGCATGCGGCGCCGCGCTTGCCGCAACGCGACCGGCTGCCGGTATGATACGAGCGTCGCATTGCATATCGCGCGAATTCCGTTGCGGCCGCGGGTTTTCCCGCCCCCATTTTCTGCACTTTTCGATCAATGAACAGACGGTTCGTTTCGATCGCGTTGATGATCGCCGCCGGCGCATGTTTCGCCAGCGCGAACGCTCGCGCGGACTGTTTCGACGAGGCGGCAAAATATCAGCAGGTCAATCCGCTGATCCTGCGCGCGATCGCGTGGCAGGAGTCGCGCAACCGGCCCGGCGCGCTGAACAAGAACACGAACGGCTCGGTCGACTACGGCCTGATGCAGATCAATTCGATCCACCTGCCGACGCTGTCGCGCTACGGGATCGGCCGCGATACGCTGATGGAGCCGTGCAAGAACGTCTACATCGCCGCGTGGCATCTCAAGCAGAAGATGAACCGCTACGGCAACACGTGGCAGGCGGTCGGCGCCTATCATTCGGAAACACCGTCGCTGCGCGACAAGTACGCGCGGCAGATCGCCGCCATCCTGACGCAGTGGAAATTGCTGCCGCCGCAGCCGTGACCCGGCGCCGTACCGGCCGGCCGGCGCGCGTTTGATGCACAATGCGGGCTCACGCCGCGAATTTGCCCCGGCGCCCGGCTCCGGCCGATGGCGCGCCGACCGGGCCGCCGCGGCCGCTTTTTCAATTTTTCCGTTGGTGCGTATCGCTATGAATCCGGCTATGAACCAGCCGTTGCCCGTCACCGTGCTGTCCGGTTTCCTCGGCGCCGGCAAGACCACGCTGCTCAACCATGTCCTCGCGAACCGCGCGGGCCTGAAAGTCGCCGTGATCGTCAACGATCTCGCAGCGGTCAACATCGACGCCTCGCTCGTGCGTGACGCGCAGGCGCTGTCGCACGTCGAGGAACGCCTCGTCGAGATGTCGAACGGCTGCATCTGCTGCACGCTGCGCGACGACCTGCTCGTCGAGATCCGCACGCTCGCGTCCGAAGGCCGCTTCGATGCGATCATGATCGAATCGACCGGTATCGCGGAGCCGATGCCGATTGCCGAGACCTTCACGTTCGTCGACGACGACGGCACGTCGCTGTCCGCGATCGCGCGGCTCGACACGCTCGTCACCGTGGTCGACGCGTACAACTTCCTCCGCGACTACGGCTCGGACGATGCGCTCGCAACCCGCGGCATCGCCGCCTCGGAGGAGGACGACCGCACGCTCGTCGAGCTGCTGATCGAGCAGATCGAATTCTGCGACGTGCTGGTGATCAACAAGGCCGACCTCGTCGGCGCCGACGAGCTCGCCCGCCTGCAGCACATCCTCGCGCGACTCAACCCGCGCGCGCACCAGGTCGTGTCGACGTTCGGCAACGTGCCGCTCGACGAAGTGCTGAACACGGGCCGCTTCGATTTCGACGAGGCCGCGAACGCGCCGGGCTGGCTCGCCTCGCTCGATCACGATCATGATGAGCACGTCGAAGACCATGACCATGACCACGACCCTGCGCATCCGCACGTGCACGGCGAAGCCGACGAATTCGGCATCGGCAATTTTGTTTACCGCGCGCGCCGGCCGTTTCATCCGGCGCGGCTCTGGGCGCTGCTGCACCAGGAGTGGCCGGGCGTGCTGCGCAGCAAGGGCTTCTTCTGGCTCGCGACGCGCAACGACATCGCGGGCTCGCTGTCGCAGGCGGGCGGCGTCTGCCGGCATGGCCCGGCAGGTCTGTGGTGGGCCGCGCAGGATCGCGCGGAATGGCCGGACGACGACGAACTGCTCGCGGAAATCCGCGCCGAATGGCACGGCGATCTCGACGATCGCGCGGTGGGCGATCGCCGGCAGGAACTCGTGCTGATCGGCATCGCGCTCGACGCGGATGCATGGCGCGAGAAACTCGATGCGTGCCTGCTGACCGATGCGGAATTCGCGCTCGGCGCCGCAGGGTGGACGGAGCTGTTCGACGATCCGTTCCCGGTGTGGGATATCGATTCGCACGACGACGACGATCACGGCGACACGCAGATCCTGCATCGTTCGTAACAACCGTTAAATCTTGCAAATACGTCGTGAAGTGTGGCGAAAATGCCGCGCGCGCCCAACAAAAAACCCGCCGAAAGGCGGGTTTTTCCTGGAACAGGCGCTGGTTTAACGCTTGTTGACGGCGTCCTTGAACGCCTTGCCAGCCGTGAACTTGACCGTCTTGGCTGCCGGGATCTTGATGGTTTCGCCCGTCTTCGGGTTGCGGCCCGTACGTGCTGCGCGCTTGCCCGAACCGAAGCTGCCGAAGCCGATCAGCTGAACCGCATCACCCTTCGACACGGCCTTCTTGATGACTTCGAGCAGCGTGTCCAGCGTTTCGCCGGTTTGAGCCTTGCTGGCGCCCGTTTGGGCGGCGACGGCGTCGATCAGTTCCTGTTTGTTCATTAAGGTTCCTTTATCAGGTTAGGTTGACACGAACAGCGCGAACGCGCCGATTATACGTGCGCGAACCGTGCCGTCGAGAGTCAGACTCCGACGACACAGCGCCGAATCCTGGCCCCGCAGGTCGGCCCCCGGCATGCCGAAGACCGCCCCGCAGAACGGCGCTTGCTATGATAGCGCAGC includes:
- the gspD gene encoding type II secretion system secretin GspD — its product is MTRNRFVMRRVATTLIVAGIIVSQAAYAQVTLNFVNADIDQVAKAIGAATGKTIIVDPRVKGQLNLVAERPVPEDQALKTLQSALRMQGFALVQDHGVLKVVPEADAKLQGVPTYVGNAPQARGDQVITQVFELHNESANNLLPVLRPLISPNNTVTAYPANNTIVVTDYADNVRRIAQIIAGVDSAAGAQVQVVPLRNANAIDLAAQLQKMLDPGAIGNSDATLKVSVTADPRTNSLLLRASSASRLAAAKRLVQQLDAPSAVPGNMHVVPLRNADAVKLAKTLRGMLGKGGGETGASATSNDASAFNQGGSSSSGNFSTGTSGTPPLPSGGLGGSSSSSYGGGSSQGGGLGTGGLLGGDKDKSGDDNQPGGMIQADSATNSLIITASDPVYRNLRSVIDQLDARRAQVYIEALIVELNSTSQGNLGIQWQIANGNFLGGTNFVSGLSGAGGSGNILGVSGALATGGVQGLGQLPNVLQQGLNIGWLHNMFGVQGLGALLQYFSGVSDANVLSTPNLITLDNEEAKIVVGQNVPIATGSYSNLTSGNTNNAFNTYDRRDVGLTLHVKPQITDGGILKLQLYTEDSAVVAGTTTAQTGPTFTKRSIQSTILADNGEIIVLGGLMQDNYQVSNSKVPLLGDIPWIGQLFRSESKVRAKTNLMVFLRPVIINDRQTAQAISSNRYDYIQGVTGAYKSDNNVIRDKDDPVVPPMPIGPGEGGSALNLFDLTKMRRQQQGQQPVPQQPSQQQPAVQPQAVPQQQMQQQPLTAPTAPSGASK
- a CDS encoding lytic transglycosylase domain-containing protein encodes the protein MNRRFVSIALMIAAGACFASANARADCFDEAAKYQQVNPLILRAIAWQESRNRPGALNKNTNGSVDYGLMQINSIHLPTLSRYGIGRDTLMEPCKNVYIAAWHLKQKMNRYGNTWQAVGAYHSETPSLRDKYARQIAAILTQWKLLPPQP
- a CDS encoding GTP-binding protein, with translation MNPAMNQPLPVTVLSGFLGAGKTTLLNHVLANRAGLKVAVIVNDLAAVNIDASLVRDAQALSHVEERLVEMSNGCICCTLRDDLLVEIRTLASEGRFDAIMIESTGIAEPMPIAETFTFVDDDGTSLSAIARLDTLVTVVDAYNFLRDYGSDDALATRGIAASEEDDRTLVELLIEQIEFCDVLVINKADLVGADELARLQHILARLNPRAHQVVSTFGNVPLDEVLNTGRFDFDEAANAPGWLASLDHDHDEHVEDHDHDHDPAHPHVHGEADEFGIGNFVYRARRPFHPARLWALLHQEWPGVLRSKGFFWLATRNDIAGSLSQAGGVCRHGPAGLWWAAQDRAEWPDDDELLAEIRAEWHGDLDDRAVGDRRQELVLIGIALDADAWREKLDACLLTDAEFALGAAGWTELFDDPFPVWDIDSHDDDDHGDTQILHRS
- a CDS encoding HU family DNA-binding protein, whose amino-acid sequence is MNKQELIDAVAAQTGASKAQTGETLDTLLEVIKKAVSKGDAVQLIGFGSFGSGKRAARTGRNPKTGETIKIPAAKTVKFTAGKAFKDAVNKR